A single region of the Ficedula albicollis isolate OC2 chromosome 11, FicAlb1.5, whole genome shotgun sequence genome encodes:
- the LOC101817744 gene encoding pancreatic secretory granule membrane major glycoprotein GP2-like encodes MGGAAHFMLHRTLERLVRCLLLLSVLCLAGCEGNKSELVSTHGLRPGLALRVKRSPDACLPNPCQHQGQCQVAVDRPVCSCKPGFTGEFCQDVVLKLACEEEHMKMMVRKEVFEFLKIPLELVHLKNKACKVSEKEEEGELFFAATLTGENHTACGSVIQRNSSHVSYSNVLESEQEAGRATISRSFQLQVHFSCIYAYEQVVRLPFSLTAVDKLVQFVVREGHFNVSMRLYKSPSYLEPYHLPSVAVPLTDTLYVLLKIEGQHQLKYFLLSVLDCWATPSMDPHQDMQHKLIEQGCPHDETVTYLNAIGESTAAKFSFQMFQFVGYPEVFLHCRVQLCLPDSPEPCAKQCPRHWRSRRALADDYNRIVSYGPILLLAAPSSGAETPHSSTDQQDPAGPSPWLSRALIPLCVLAVLTVAAAAVSVGRRVL; translated from the exons ATGGGGGGCGCTGCCCACTTCATGCTCCACCgaactttg GAAAGGCTTGTGAGATGTttactgctgctctctgtgctctgcctggctggctgTGAAGGCAACAAGA GTGAGCTGGTGAGCACCCATGGCCTGAGGCCAGGGCTTGCCCTCCGTGTCAAGAGGAGCCCAGATGCCTGCTTGCCAAACCCGTGCCAGCAccaggggcagtgccaggtgGCTGTGGACAGACCAGTCTGCAGCTGCAAGCCAGGCTTCACAGGGGAATTCTGCCAAG ATGTGGTGCTGAAGTTGGCCTGTGAGGAAGAGCACATGAAGATGATGGTGAGGAAGGAGGTGTTTGAGTTCTTGAAAATCCCACTGGAGCTTGTCCACTTGAAGAACAAGGCATGCAAGGTctcagagaaggaagaagagggtGAGCTGTTTTTTGCAGCCACTCTCACAGGTGAAAATCACACTGCCTGTGGATCAGTAATCCAG CGAAACAGCTCCCATGTCTCGTACTCCAACGTCCTGGAgtcagagcaggaggctggcagGGCCACGATCTCCCGCAGTTTTCAGCTGCAGGTGCACTTCTCCTGCATCTACGCCTACGAGCAGGTTGTGAGACTGCCCTTCTCGCTCACTGCTGTTGACAA GCTGGTACAGTTTGTGGTGAGAGAAGGACACTTCAATGTCAGCATGAGATTGTACAAGTCCCCCTCCTACCTCGAGCCTTATCACCTGCCCAGTGTGGCTGTCCCCCTCACGGACACACTCTATGTCCTGCTGAAGATAGAAGGGCAGCACCAGCTCAAGTACTTCCTGCTGAGTGTTTTGGACTGCTGGGCCACACCGAGCATGGATCCACACCAGGACATGCAGCACAAGCTCATCGAGCAGGG gtgtccccatgaCGAGACAGTGACCTATCTGAATGCCATTGGAGAGAGCACTGCTGCCAAGTTCAGTTTCCAGATGTTTCAGTTTGTTGGTTACCCCGAGGTGTTCCTGCACTGCCgtgtccagctctgtcttcctgacagcccagagccctgtgccaaG CAATGCCCCAGGcactggaggagcaggagggcacTGGCAGATGACTACAATAGGATTGTGTCCTACGGGCCCATCCTCCTGCTGGCTGCGCCTTCCTCGGGAGCAGAGACCCCTCATTCCAGCACTGACCAGCAGGACCCAGCGG GACCCAGCCCGTGGCTCTCCAGGGCTCTCATTCCGCTGTGTGTGCTCGCTGTGCTCACTGTGGCTGCTGCGGCCGTCAGCGTGGGGCGGCGAGTGCTCTAG
- the LOC101818128 gene encoding uncharacterized protein LOC101818128 produces the protein MARCSWETPQSGMNLFLGTVLLLLLLPDVAVGQNSCSALARGDEHPECCNMTVEQQSPGDSRHILGLSRRCPELWRSASRACACLRERSFRLLQSGQHSWLDGLKTLLMIVTRAVPRDILIAFSPTEGPSRLNTTEKGNAGKIHLPKEIFRSLSNKTVPVVVTVLNIQQLGMFKVQAGIASILHAATSTCHPPAQLLQRFPSTGKQTDSSGAGQHRGGHHSGREQHLGAAGACAAHLHPQGAAPSESALPPSLSPPVPILCHRLTLLSPCRASPLNVSSGIPAKVHPAGGRCGAGTAAVQHSQLLPVPVAGQAGGWCSRGCVTQTGDKGTVCSCDHLSFFTLLLNPALDGSTAKALTAVATAGCGVAMAFSIFTMAFCIFIRCRFRFEETVRTNLGLHVNLMGSLFLLNLAFLLNSGLAGRTHPSTCRVLGGFTHYCLLCCFTWTALEGCQLYLLFVKVLGIYIHHYLAKLCLVGWGFPVLVVGIAGAIGSYGEYSIQTMDHQDIANLCWITSKHLLVHYITNCGYFGLIFLFNMAIFGVVTQKSCSLQGTGAVQGNQNPWKVALVAAGLFCLLGATWATVFLTYGISSTAVLYLFTILNSSQGIFIFIWLVVLYYPKTRETTGSLSYIIRHDKTTTASQD, from the exons ATGGCCAGGTGCAGCTGGGAGACTCCACAAAGTGGCATGAACTTGTTCCTGGgcactgtcctgctgctcctgctgctgcctg ATGTTGCCGTAGGACAGAACAGCTGTTCTG ccctggctcgGGGTGATGAGCACCCCGAGTGCTGCAACATGACggtggagcagcagagccccggCGACAGCCGCCACATCCTCGGCTTGTCGCGGCGCTGCCCGGAGCTGTGGCGCTCCGCCAGCCGCGCCTGTGCCTGCCTGCGGGAGCGCTCCTTCAG gctgctgcagtcggggcagcacagctggctggaTGGCCTCAAGACGCTGCTCATGATTGTCACCAGGGCTGTCCCCCGTGACATCCTCATCGCCTTCTCCCCCACTGAG GGCCCCAGCAGGCTGAACACCACAGAGAAAGGGAATGCAGGTAAAATCCACCTCCCCAAGGAGATATTCCGGTCCCTGAGTAACAAAACGGTGCCTGTGGTGGTGACAGTCCTCAATATCCAGCAGCTTGGCATGTTCAAGGTACAGGCTGGCATTGCCAGCATCCTTCATGCTGCCACCAGCACTTGCCACCCACCAGCTCAGCTCTTGCAGCGCTTCCCCtccacaggaaaacaaacagacagCTCAGGTGCTGGACAACACCGTGGTGGGCATCACAGTGGGAGAGAGCAGCATCTcggggctgcaggagcctgtgCAGCTCACCTTCACCCACAGGGAGCTGCCCCAAGTGAGTcagccctgcctccctccctctcccctccagtgcccatcctgtgccatcGGCTGACGCTGCTCTCCCCCTGCAGGGCATCACCCCTCAATGTGTCTTCTGGGATCCCAGCAAAGGTACACCCTGCTGGGGGcaggtgtggggctggcacagctgctgtacAGCACTCACAGCTGCTCCCCGTGCCTGttgcagggcaggctggaggcTGGTGCAGCAGGGGATGTGTCACACAGACCGGGGACAAGGGGACAGTCTGCTCCTGTGACCACCTCAGCTTCTTCACCCTCCTCCTG AACCCAGCTCTGGATGGCTCCACAGCAAAAGCTTTGACAGCTGTTGCCACCGCTGGCTGTGGAGTAGCCATGGCTTTCTCCATCTTCACCATGGCCTTCTGCATCTTCATAAG GTGCAGGTTCAGGTTTGAGGAGACCGTCCGCACCAACCTGGGGCTGCACGTGAACCTcatgggcagcctgttcctgctcaACCTGGCCTTCCTGCTCAACAGTGGGCTCGCTGGCAGGACCCACCCAAGCACCTGCAGGGTCCTGGGGGGGTTCACCCACtactgcctgctctgctgcttcaccTGGACAGCACTGGAGGGCTGCCAGCTCTACCTGCTCTTCGTCAAGGTCCTCGGCATCTACATCCACCACTACCTGGCCAAGCTGTGCCTGGTGGGCTGGG GCTTCCCTGTTCTTGTGGTGGGAATAGCAGGAGCTATTGGCAGCTATGGAGAATACAGCATCCAGACCATGGACCACCAGGACATAGCCAACCT GTGCTGGATCACTTCCAAACATCTTCTGGTCCACTACATCACCAACTGTGGCTACTTTGgcctcatcttcctcttcaACATGGCTATCTTTGGGGTGGTGACccagaagagctgcagcttgcagggcactggggcagtgcagggaaaCCAAAATCCCTGGAAGGTGgctctggtggcagcagggcttttctgcctgctgggagcCACTTGGGCCACGGTGTTCCTCACCTATGGCATCTCCTCCACAGCCGTGCTGTACCTCTTCACCATCCTCAACTCTTCCCAAG GAATCTTCATATTCATCTGGTTGGTTGTCCTCTACTACCCAAAGACCAGGGAGACCACTGGTTCCCTCTCCTACATCATCAGACATGACAAAACTACCACAGCTTCCCAGGACTAG
- the DRC7 gene encoding dynein regulatory complex subunit 7, translating into MEALEEREEVEETAEDAISMNISDSLDDLREVVEEASATSGEPDFDWSSIDTSHLPSSYKTNSQQEKELLQLADHFFQQYTHLCPERKPLFIHPLNECGVQKFVSTTVRPTLLPFPDLYYWSGCASFVCDYLIMEPLKCPITPPSSLYSPTTILKYQRGNCFDFSVLLCSLLIGAGYDAYCVHGYATLEMCSLDQTQELCPLLRKPPEVPEEEDPNKYIIKYPLEPQSKFELQQKAKEEEETEPVQEEEKEEEEKEEEVVTEVGMPKRDPLHGLRVHAWVLVLPGKRKVPETFFINPFTGNHHSTRDECFLGIESIWNHRNYWVNMQDCSKGCKDLSFDLSDSICWEIMFSESHEPSQSPTESPKKDTDDTPEKGEIDMSFEMPLSWVTRIRVSCREYENPFSRGKKVILYDKAKLEKWAAYANGDGLVERLTVYADSERTEELEVKEWFKHREDLLYMREVNKQTQLITDHFRPGHPLLLKAHSYTSLEPETGHTVEFYHTARVDGLWKRFENATEMTEYFIGREDFLHMRHIEFGEREKEMENAGITADANPRPIVQIKEYFHRNPEKPADEDIEERVFMVIDDVIQLTYHLELHDTIASKVVFCRVIGREKREDEIFLSRENTVKYEPWSSEKHKNMLHLYDLLWELRAEQKELKHHVRDAEAEMLNILMVREDEEANIKLSVSMYSTAKRGQQQEATELEEEQKSSQSSLKDESQHMGGEAESVAHHTATNSTV; encoded by the exons ATGGAGGCcctggaggagagagaggaagtGGAGGAAACAGCAGAAGATGCGATCTCTATGAATATCAGTGATTCCCTCGATGACCTGCGTGAAGTTGTGGAGGAAGCCTCTGCCACAAGTGGTGAACC TGATTTTGACTGGAGCTCCATTGACACATCCCACTTACCATCTTCGTACAAGACaaattcccagcaggaaaaggaactgctgcagctggctgacCATTTCTTCCAGCAGTACACTCACCTGTGCCCTGAGCGCAAGCCGCTCTTCATCCACCCGCTCAACGAGTGTGGTGTGCAG AAGTTTGTGAGCACAACAGTGAGGCCAaccctgctgcctttcccagaCCTGTACTACTGGTCAGGCTGTGCCAGCTTTGTCTGTGATTACCTCATCATGGAGCCCCTCAAGTGCCCAATTACACCG CCCAGTTCACTCTATTCCCCAACCACCATTCTGAAATACCAGCGAGGGAACTGCTTTGACTTcagtgtgctgctgtgctccctgctgatCGGGGCTGGCTACGATGCCTACTGTGTACACGGATATGCCACCCTCGAGATGTGCTCCCTGGACCAGACTCAGGAGCTGTGCCCACTGCTCAGGAAGCCCCCAGAG GTGCCAGAAGAGGAAGATCCCAACAAGTATATAATTAAGTACCCTTTAGAACCACAAAGCAAGtttgagctgcagcagaaggccaaggaggaggaagaaactGAACCTGtacaagaggaggaaaaagaagaggaggaaaaagaagaggaggtAGTCACG GAGGTGGGAATGCCCAAGCGAGACCCTTTGCACGGATTACGGGTGCACGCGTGGGTTCTGGTTCTGCCTGGGAAGAGGAAGGTTCCTGAGACCTTCTTCATCAACCCATTCACAGGAAATCACCACAGCACCAGGGATGAGTGCTTCCTTGGGATTGAGAGCATCTGGAACCATAGGAACTACTGGGTGAACATGCAGGACTGCAGCAAAGGCTGCAAG GATCTCAGCTTTGACTTGAGTGATTCTATCTGCTGGGAAATAATGTTTTCAGAGAGCCATGAGCCCTCTCAGTCACCCACAGAGTCACCCAAGAAAGACACGGATGACACG CCGGAAAAGGGGGAAATAGACATGAGCTTTGAGATGCCACTATCATGGGTAACCCGAATTAGGGTCTCTTGCAGAG AATATGAGAATCCCTTTTCCCGGGGGAAGAAGGTGATCCTGTACGATAAAGCAAAACTGGAGAAATGGGCAGCGTACGCGAATGGAGATGGGCTGGTGGAACGCCTCACTGTCTATGCAGACTCAGAGC GTACTGAAGAACTGGAGGTGAAGGAATGGTTCAAACACCGAGAAGACCTGTTGTATATGAGAGAAGTGaataaacaaacacagctgATCACAGACCATTTCAGGCCAGGACACCCCCTCCTCCTTAAAG CTCACTCCTACACATCACTGGAACCTGAGACTGGGCACACAGTGGAGTTTTATCACACAGCACGAGTTGATGGACTCTGGAAACGTTTTGAAAATGCTACTGAGATGACAGAGTATTTCATCGGGCGGGAGGACTTCCTGCACATGCGGCACATAGAGTTtggtgaaagagaaaaggaaatggaaaacgCTGGCATCACAGCTGATGCTAACCCCCGGCCTATAGTG CAAATCAAGGAGTACTTccacagaaatccagaaaagCCTGCTGATGAAGATATAGAGGAACGTGTCTTTATGGTCATAGATGATGTCATCCAGCTGACATACCACCTCGAGCTTCATGACACCATTGCCTCAAAGGTGGTTTTCTGCAGAGTAAtagggagggagaagagagaagatgaAATTTTCCTGAGCAGAGAAAACACTGTCAAATATGAG CCATGGTCCTCAGAGAAGCACAAGAACATGCTCCATCTGTACGACTTGCTgtgggagctgagagcagaaCAGAAGGAGCTGAAGCACCATGTCCGGGATGCTGAAGCAGAG ATGTTAAATATTTTGATGGTCCGTGAGGATGAAGAAGCCAATATTAAATTGTCAGTTTCAATGTACAGCACTGCAAAGAGAGGACAACAGCAAGAAGCCACG gagctggaagaggagcagaagagcTCCCAGAGTTCCTTAAAGGATGAGAGTCAGCACATGGGAGGGGAGGCTGAATCCGTCGCCCATCACACTGCAACCAACTCCACCGTGTAG
- the LOC101817939 gene encoding G-protein coupled receptor 56, with the protein MKVLFLLLLSPLQGVGAGRREEDFRFCGDRNQTQGSSVIYEDGPAAISIENTAQALIIRRPFSPNRRNSYYKYSLPPTLGRYRFCIYWFECNRTLRLVYGKQSIPLGGDPSSSIPRGQESQETARTTAYIFNVSYVIKGGKNTSLDAKAEYFFPASPESVPVWEQDVEQQLSTLEQLIAQPLAAAPAATEQQRLRRKLGELQRMLAKVELEGQNQTFGEATVHATVLRVQPSQAPQHLTFASQREESGEVQGFTVDLPSSLFMMGKEREEVVEHRVLLMDISRQTMFQDENSSHVLGDKVVSISLVDTVVANLSDPVVLTFFHEQLPRNVTPLCVFWQEDSSASSGSWDSYGCTTVTGSSQTECRCNHLTYFAVLMVSSPEITTVHRNYLSIITYVGCLISALASICTIFFLYFRSKQRDQITSMHIHMNLLVAIFLLDITFLISEHLAASSEAICRAGGLFLHFSLLSCLTWMGIEGYNLYRLVIEVFNAYHDHLLLKLCLVGWGFPFLCVMLIFLAGWTNYGPFSVPIYESIDGRSTSATICWITSPLIHNIVNLGFFSLVFLFNSVMLGAMVREILRQNKKGHKLKHVLALLGLSILLGIPWALIFFSFTSGVFCLVSLYIFTIINSLQGFLIFLWYWTMVLQARKSPDSQSSSDSAKLQPSSS; encoded by the exons gggtgggagctggcCGCAGGGAGGAGGATTTCCGCTTCTGTGGGGACCGAAACCAGACCCAGGGGAGCTCCGTCATCTACGAGGACGGCCCTGCCGCCATCTCCATCGAGAACACGGCCCAGGCACTGATCATAAGGAGGCCCTTCTCGCCAAACAGGAGAAACTCTTACTACAAGTACAGCCTGCCCCCCACCTTGGGCAGGTACCGCTTCTGCATCTACTGGTTTGAGTGCAACAGGACCCTGAGGCTGGTGTATGGGAAGCAGAGCATCCCCCTGGGTGGGGACCCATCCAGCAGCATCCCCCGGGGACAGGAGAGCCAGGAGACTGCGAGAACCACAGCCTACATCTTCAATGTGTCCTATGTCATAAAGGGCGGGAAGAACACCTCCCTGGATGCTAAAGCAGAATACTTCTTCCCTG CCTCTCCAGAGAGCGTGCCTGTCTGGGAGCAGgatgtggagcagcagctcagcaccttGGAGCAGCTCAttgcccagcccctggcagcagccccgGCAGCCACGGAGCAGCAGAGGCTCCGGCG CAaactgggggagctgcagaggatgCTGGCCAAGGTGGAGCTGGAGGGGCAGAACCAGACCTTTGGGGAGGCCACAGTGCACGCCACTGTCCTGAGggtgcagcccagccaggctcctcAGCACCTGACCTTTGCTTCCCAGAGAGAG GAGAGTGGAGAGGTCCAGGGATTCACGGTGGACCTGCCAAGCAGCCTGTTCAtgatggggaaggagagggaggaggtggtggagcaCAGGGTGCTCCTCATGGACATCAGCAGGCAGACCATGTTCCAG GATGAAAACAGCAGCCACGTCCTGGGGGACAAGGTGGTCAGCATCTCCCTGGTGGACACGGTGGTGGCCAACCTCTCCGACCCAGTGGTCCTCACCTTCTTCCACGAGCAGCTGCCG AGGAACGTGACCCCACTGTGCGTCTTCTGGCAGGAGGACAGCTCTG CCAgttctgggagctgggacagctaTGGGTGTACAACAGTGACAGGGAGCAGCCAGACAGAGTGCAGGTGCAACCACCTCACCTACTTTGCTGTGCTCATG gtATCCTCTCCAGAGATCACCACTGTGCACAGGAATTACCTGAGTATCATAACCTATGTTGGCTGCCTGATCTCAGCTTTGGCATCCATTTGcaccattttcttcctctactTCAG AAGCAAACAGCGAGACCAGATCACGAGCATGCACATCCACATGAACCTGCTGGTCGCCATCTTCCTCCTGGACATCACCTTCCTCATCTCTGAGcacctggctgccagcagcgaggccatctgcagagctggggggttGTTTCTGCACttttccctcctgagctgcctcACCTGGATGGGCATTGAGGGCTACAACCTCTACCGGCTGGTGATCGAAGTCTTCAACGCCTACCATGACCACCTCCTCCTCAAGCTGTGCCTGGTGGGCTGGG GATTCCCCTTCTTGTGCGTGATGCTGATCTTCCTGGCCGGCTGGACCAACTACGGCCCCTTCTCCGTTCCCATCTATGAATCCATTGATGGCAGATCCACCAGCGCCACCAT ATGCTGGATCACCAGCCCCCTGATCCATAACATCGTGAACCTGGGCTTCTTCAGCCTGGTGTTCCTCTTCAACTCGGTCATGCTGGGGGCCATGGTACGGGAGATCCTCCGGCAGAACAAGAAAGGTCACAAGCTCAAGCACGTCCTGGCCCTcctggggctgagcatcctGCTGGGCATCCCCTGGGCACTGATCTTCTTCTCCTTCACCTCTGGGGTGTTCTGCCTTGTCTCCCTCTACATCTTCACCATCATCAACTCCCTCCAAG gtttcctcatcttcctctgGTACTGGACCATGGTGCTGCAGGCGAGGAAGTCCCCTGactctcagagcagctctgacagtgccaagctgcagcccagcagcagctga